From the Clostridium cagae genome, the window AATTTCTCCGATATTTGAATCTTTTTCCCTGTATAGATTTCCAGACAAGCCTGCTATGTCTAAATTCAGCCCTCCTATAACCACTACATAATTATCCGTTAGCATCTTGATACCCCCTTAACCTCTATGAAAAAACTATAGCACAAAGTTTTTGTATTTTAAACAAATATTTATACTTATAAACTTTTGTTTAAAATTATAAAATATCTTAAATATATATTTTAAAATAAATATCAGTACTTTCTTCTAAAATTGCACTTCACTTTTTATGCAAAATTCATTGCTAAAAAATTTATATAAACAACATTTGTTTATGCTATTACATTTAATACTAATCATATAGTAAATCTAATTTTAGAATATGTATGTGAATATCACAGAAACTAACTAAGTAATTTTTTAAGCAAATTTTCAAAAAATCAACAAAAATAATACATATAAATAAAAATGAGCATCTTTTTGATGCTCATTTTATTAATCATATTCTACTTTTTTATATTTATATTTTATTCTATGATTGCTTCAAAATTTTTATATAATCTTCTGCAAATTGTATTGCTGCATCAGCATGGGAATAATCATTTCCAATATATAAATAATATCTTACTCCATCATAATTCCATTCCATATCATAACGTTCATCTACAGCAGTTGGTTTATTTTCCAGATCAGTTACACCTTCACCTTTATAATTCTCCTTCACATTATATTTAACATTTGTTCCTTGTGAAATTCTACATTTAACATCAGCAATATTTATCTCTCTTTTACCATCTTCATTATGTTTTTTAGAATTTTCATCATATTTAAATAGAGACAGTTCAAATTTGTGTCCTTCATTATCTACATATATTGAACCTGGAATTATAGTTAACTTATAGACCTTACTAAGCTCATTAAATATTTCTTCATCATCTATTGCCTTTTTTAATTTGTCAATTACCTCACTTGAATCCTTATATTTTACATCATGAGCCATTATTGATGCGTCTGGTCCCATAGTATAATCTTTTATTTTTTCATAGGAATAATTTCCTATTTTTTCAGGTAAATTAATTTTAAAACCAATTCTTCTTTCCATATCTTCCTTATTCTCATCTGTTATTGGTACAACACCAAAACCAACTGGAACCTTTTCATCTTCTGATCTTTCCACAATATTTCCAGATTCATCAGGTATAAATATTGTTCTAAAGACTTCCTGCGCGGCTGCTCTAACTTCTGGTGAAATTGTAAAAACTCCAACAATAGAAAATGCTGCACAACATGCAGTAATCAACGCCGCTCTCTTTATATTTTTTATTTTAAAATAACTGATGTTAGTCACTCCTTGTTCTTTTTTATTCCAAGCATCATTAAAAATATCTGTTGATGGTTTAATTTTATTAGCACTATCATCCATAGCTGATTTTATTAAACTATCTAATTTATTATTCTTATTCATTCTAATACACTCCTTTATCTATATAGTTGGCTTACACTATATTTGTTTGCATTTAACTTCTACTAGATGATTTTCATTTTCAAAACAATCACCCAATTGCTTTTTTAAAGCACCTCTTGCGTAGAATAAACGGGATTTTACTGTTGCTTTAAAGCATCCAGTTACTTTTGAAATTTCCTCTATTGACATATCATTAAAGTAATATAAAATAACAACAGTTTTTAAATTTTCACTTAAATTATTAATTGCACTTTTTACTATGTGCTTTGTTTCATAAGTATCAATTATATTTTCTTCATTTTGTTTTTCATTATAAAACAAGGCTCCATTGTCAGATGTTATATCAGTAGGAACTAGCATAGATTGTTTTTTAGACATTTTCCAGCCTGTTCGAACAAGAATTCTAAAAAACCATACTTTAAAAGCTTCTGGATCTTTAATCTTGTCTATTTCCATAAAGCATTTCATATAAGTTTCCTGAAGAATGTCCTCTGCAATTCCTCTTTTTCCAGATAAAAAATAAGCAGTGGCCAATGCTTTCTTTTCTACGGTTTGCAAAAGTTCCTGAAATGCCTCTTTTTCTCCCAGCTTACAGCGTCTTATCGTGTCTTGCATATCCAACTTTTACATCTCCTTTCTTTTTGCATTCTATAATATAAGAGCATAAATATATTGTTTAGGTTTTGTTAATTTCTTATTTTTTTAAATATTTCTGAATTTGGGTCTTATAACATAAAAATATCTTTATGTTTACAGTTATTTTTAATCTAATCTTATTGCAATTTTTAATCTTAAATAGCAAAAGGAGTACCTTTTTCAGCTACTCCTTTCATCGTCTATATGCAAATTATTAAACTATAATTTATATTGAATTTTATTAATTATATTTCCTCTATCTTCTTTGTAAATCCTTATTTACATAAAAATCAACATGATTTATTAAACAAAATATTTAAAATATCATTAGGGCAATTTAAATAATATGTAGATTTTATATTATCCGAATCATCTCTTCCCCATAACGCTAATGCTGAATCAACTCCAGCATTTGTAGCACACATCACATCATATATAGAATCACCAATATATATCGTATCTTCTTTCTTAGCATTAGTATATTTTAAATATTCTTCCATTGGTTCAGCATTTGGTTTATGTTTGATAGTATCATCTGCACAAATTACTGCATTAAAGTAATCATCTAAACCAAAATTCATAAAATCATCTTCATATTCTTTTCGTGTCTTAGATGTTATAATTCCTAATGTTATAAAATTTGATTTTAGCTCTTGTAGTATTTTTCCTATTCCATCAAAAACACAAATTTCATCTGAATATTCATTAAAAAATTCAATCCATATGCATTCTACTTTTTCTAACTCCTCTATTCCTAACTTTATCAAAGCATCTTTTCCTGGTATCCCAAGTGCAAATTTAAGTTCATCTAAATCCTTTTTTATTCCTTTTACCTCTAATATAGTTTTCTGTAATGATCTTAAAACCGCCTTTTCAGTATCTATTAAAGTCCCATCAATATCAAATACAACATGTGAATATTTCATTTAATCCCCTCCAACATTTTGTCAATTCTCAATTATCAAAGCTAAATTATTAATCCATTAACTCATTAGCCATCTTACTTAAACCATATTCATAATCTTCTATAAACTCATCCGATATTATAATTTTAGGCATTGCATTTTCAGGTATTCTACACTTACAATAAAACTTAATTTCTTCTAATTTATCTATTATATAAGAATTACTATAAAGAACTATTAAATTAGGATTTATTAGTGCTATATATGATTGAATTATTTTTCCATAATATTCAACAATATTAATGTCAATATCATTAAATTCATACATAGGGTATTTTTTACTATCACCGTAAATTGGAAGATAGTGTATTTCACCAGCAAAATTAGATGTCCCACTCCATATCTTACCGTCAATAACCATATTAGATCCCATTCCGTTTTTCCCCATATATATACTTGCTACAGCCTGTATATCTTTATTTTCATGCCTTGCCCAATATCCCCTGGCTGCAACTTTCATATCGTTCTCAATGTTTATAGGAATTTCATATTTATCTTTTAAATACTTAATTACATCAATATCATATAATTCTTCATATTCCATGTGAGATGTAATTTTTCCACTATTAATATTACTTGCAATTCCAATCATTATACTTGCTAACTGACTATAATTTAGTTTCATTGAAATTATTATATCTTCTATACATTTTAATATTTTATTTTTACAATTTCCCCTTCCATCCTGTATTTTATTTCCACAGTGATCAGTTATAAACCAATATATTTCAAATCCCTCTAAATATAATGACAGTGAAACTAGATACATTGGATTTAAATTATAATTTTTAGCACATCTTCCTCCTGATGAATCTTTAAGTCCACAGTCTATTACTTCTCCTTTTTCAAGCAAATACTCTATAGTATTACTAACAGTTGGAAAACTTAATCCTGTATATCTAGCAATATCACTTTTAGTCATAGATTTATTGCTATCTAATATATTACGAATACTGTTAATGTTAATATTCTTTATAGTCCCTGAATTAGCCACATTTCACACCTCTTGCACTTATTAAAACTCTTTTAATAAGTCTATTGTAACAATTTACCTTTTATACGTCAATTATAAATAAAAAATTTCTCTTATTTAATATTTCTATCAAAATAAATATAAAAATAGCCTTAACCAAGTAATTATAATTGATTAAGGCTATTTTTACATTTATTGTATGATACATCATATTGCCTACAAGTGCGAGAAACCTCTGTTGATATTTATTTTTAAATTAATAATTATTTTGCTTCTTTGAAATACTCGCTATCAATATCATCACAACTCCAGCTAGGCCATATATAAGTTTTCCAATTAATATAGTTGTTGGTAATAAGAAAGTTGGCTCCACTATGTCTAAAGATGCTGGATAGTTTGAATAGAAATTTCCTCCAAATAAATCAACTGCATATGGTAATGGAATATAGTTAATCAGTATCATAACTACCATAAGTACAAAAACTACTGCTTGATGGTATCGTCCACCAAAAGCTCCCAAACCAAGTACAAATAACATGGCTGGCAGTAGTGTAATAATACTTGGAAACACAAGGCTTCCAAAGTTTATGAAATGAAAATTCACTCCGTAGAACCACAAACTATATACAATTGGAACAAGAGAAATTAAAACAAAAGCTATGATAATAGTTCCATAACGTAACATTTGAAACCTAAATGGATTAATAGGAGTTGCTTTAGTTAAAGTTTGTACATTCTTTTCTTGTTTTGAATAAAGAAAAGATATAAAAAATAGTAAAGCAACAAGCAAAATTGGTAACATTTTAGCAAGGTATGCTCCATAGCTCCAGCCAGAAAATGGCGCAGTATTTGCAACCCCAAGGATAATATCTCCACACATTATCTGATGACTATACAAAGCAGAAATAATTAATAGTCCTAGGAAAAATTTATTTAAAAGCAATCGCTTAAGCTCATATTTAAATAATCTACTCAATGTTTAAATCCTCCTCTTTAAGTCCGCAAGCATCTAAAAAGTCTTGCCATGTAATTTTTGTTTCTTCACTCTTCTCATATAGTTTGGCTAAAATTTTATCCATTTTATCTTCACCACCAACTAGCTCAGCAGCTTTTAAAATTTGAAGAGGCATTTTTTCATATAGGCGTGTAACTCTATTGCAGCCATCAATTTCATCAGCATATTTTTCTGGTAGTATTTTTAAATATTCTGGATGCCTATTATAAAAATTATTATCTTGCTCTTTTGAGCCTTTCTTCCATATGTCTACATAATTTTTTTGAGCATATTCTTCACCACGTGTTTCCTTCACAACTCGATAAGTTGTATATACAGCAAAGCCTTCTGCTGACCAGTTTTCATTATTTCCACCTTCATCTATAGTTGGCAAACCCCACCACTGATGAGCAAGTTCATGTGCCAATACTTCTGCTTTTGTTGCTCCATTTGATTTATCATTTAGATTTTTATCACTAAAGCTGCTTTCAGGAATAGTACTAAGATTTGGCAATCCCAGTCCACCACCAACAAACGTGGTTCTTTGGGCTATTTTACATGGGTTATTCTCGGAGATGTTATGTAACTTCCCATAGTTAGAAGTACAATATTCAATAGTGTCACCCATAACTTTTTCAGCACTCATATCTTTCATATTCTCTTCAATTTTACAGCTATAATAAAACTCTATTGGCATACTTTCATCACCTAGCTTCTTCACGACATAATCACCTGCCATAATAGTGAAAAAACCTTTGCCATTAACACGAAAAGACCAAGTTTTATTTTTTCCATCCTCAGAAAGGATTTTTACTGTGTTGCCCCCAATATTCCTTATTGGTTTATCCTCTCCATCATCTTCCTGTATTTGCTCTCCATATACAATTGGTGTGAGCTCTGACGGTATTGTAAACCTACCTGTAATTGGCGATTCATCTTTATTAAGCGATACTTTAAGTTGTGGATAAATATAGCTTCCAAAAGAAAAATCTATACCTTTATTACTCATATTACACATTACCCATAAAAGGTCACCATCCTTTTCTTCAATTTTGGGTGTACCGTCATATTCTAAGTTAATCTTAATTTCCGGATCATTTGGTACAGTAAATGTAATACTATTTTTTTTATTGTTTGAATTTCTAAATACAATCTCTTTTCCATTTGCCGTTATATGATGAACAGTATATCCAGAGTTCATCTTAAGTTTACATTCTTGCTCACCACTGCTCAAATTTTTAATAAAATAAGTTGTCTTTCCTGAAACTCTGCCTCTGCTAGTATCAAATGATATTTCCAAATCAGTGTTTAACAATTCAAGCTGTTCATTAATTTCATCTGAATCATCAAACTTAGATTCTAATGCAATATTAGGTTGATTTATATAAGCATAGACTCCACTACTGATTAGTGCTATAGCCAATAAAGGAATATAGACTTTCCTTGAATTGTACAAAATTGACTTAAATAATCCTTTGCCATAGCGGCGGACACATAATAACCCAATTACCCACAATCCACCAAGTACCAAGAACCAAAACAAACGATTATGCTGCATCAAACGAAATACTATGCCATTACCAAAATAATCTGAAAATGAATTAATAATTGGA encodes:
- a CDS encoding HAD family hydrolase, producing MKYSHVVFDIDGTLIDTEKAVLRSLQKTILEVKGIKKDLDELKFALGIPGKDALIKLGIEELEKVECIWIEFFNEYSDEICVFDGIGKILQELKSNFITLGIITSKTRKEYEDDFMNFGLDDYFNAVICADDTIKHKPNAEPMEEYLKYTNAKKEDTIYIGDSIYDVMCATNAGVDSALALWGRDDSDNIKSTYYLNCPNDILNILFNKSC
- a CDS encoding ROK family transcriptional regulator: MANSGTIKNININSIRNILDSNKSMTKSDIARYTGLSFPTVSNTIEYLLEKGEVIDCGLKDSSGGRCAKNYNLNPMYLVSLSLYLEGFEIYWFITDHCGNKIQDGRGNCKNKILKCIEDIIISMKLNYSQLASIMIGIASNINSGKITSHMEYEELYDIDVIKYLKDKYEIPINIENDMKVAARGYWARHENKDIQAVASIYMGKNGMGSNMVIDGKIWSGTSNFAGEIHYLPIYGDSKKYPMYEFNDIDINIVEYYGKIIQSYIALINPNLIVLYSNSYIIDKLEEIKFYCKCRIPENAMPKIIISDEFIEDYEYGLSKMANELMD
- a CDS encoding M1 family aminopeptidase, translated to MKFFSYLRVELNRIFHSKFVYLIMVLTMICPMAGYKLQMTLSFGTSSSDLIGNPSMAGALGGGVLFAILTLLEFDRVRKHQTEALTNSIVSPLVLNVVRLISIGIVAIISVSITSVLYFPYTFMKMGNIFDAYTYWNSFFLLMLPSVLLSILVISAFYQIFGRADISMITFIAFMLTGFSKWFDSNNILHWINPIINSFSDYFGNGIVFRLMQHNRLFWFLVLGGLWVIGLLCVRRYGKGLFKSILYNSRKVYIPLLAIALISSGVYAYINQPNIALESKFDDSDEINEQLELLNTDLEISFDTSRGRVSGKTTYFIKNLSSGEQECKLKMNSGYTVHHITANGKEIVFRNSNNKKNSITFTVPNDPEIKINLEYDGTPKIEEKDGDLLWVMCNMSNKGIDFSFGSYIYPQLKVSLNKDESPITGRFTIPSELTPIVYGEQIQEDDGEDKPIRNIGGNTVKILSEDGKNKTWSFRVNGKGFFTIMAGDYVVKKLGDESMPIEFYYSCKIEENMKDMSAEKVMGDTIEYCTSNYGKLHNISENNPCKIAQRTTFVGGGLGLPNLSTIPESSFSDKNLNDKSNGATKAEVLAHELAHQWWGLPTIDEGGNNENWSAEGFAVYTTYRVVKETRGEEYAQKNYVDIWKKGSKEQDNNFYNRHPEYLKILPEKYADEIDGCNRVTRLYEKMPLQILKAAELVGGEDKMDKILAKLYEKSEETKITWQDFLDACGLKEEDLNIE
- a CDS encoding RNA polymerase sigma factor, encoding MDMQDTIRRCKLGEKEAFQELLQTVEKKALATAYFLSGKRGIAEDILQETYMKCFMEIDKIKDPEAFKVWFFRILVRTGWKMSKKQSMLVPTDITSDNGALFYNEKQNEENIIDTYETKHIVKSAINNLSENLKTVVILYYFNDMSIEEISKVTGCFKATVKSRLFYARGALKKQLGDCFENENHLVEVKCKQI